One genomic region from Macadamia integrifolia cultivar HAES 741 unplaced genomic scaffold, SCU_Mint_v3 scaffold910, whole genome shotgun sequence encodes:
- the LOC122070414 gene encoding uncharacterized protein LOC122070414, whose translation MTKSVTVDDESVWDKAIQANPGWLKYKKYGLNNWPDLCMIFADAYAKGNLGVDSAQDLDDIEAYNTVDIEQVFESPSTLVHLGIIDPFHEDIPTPTQTTTK comes from the exons atgacaaaatcagtcacagttgatgatgagtccgtatgggataaggcaatacag gcaaatccaggttggttgaaatacaagaagtatggactaaacaactGGCCAGATTTGTGCATGATATTTGCGGATGCCTATGCTAAAGGAAATTTAGGGGTTGATAGTGCACAAGATTTGGATGACATCGAAGCTTATAATActgttgatattgagcaagtctttgAATCTCCTAGTACCCTGGTGCATTTAGGCATAATTGACCCCTTCCATGAGGATATTCCTACTCCAACTCAAACCACCACAAAGTGa